Proteins encoded by one window of Vitis vinifera cultivar Pinot Noir 40024 chromosome 10, ASM3070453v1:
- the LOC100259764 gene encoding probable LRR receptor-like serine/threonine-protein kinase At1g56140 isoform X1, with amino-acid sequence MNYRMKLCAFSFFLLLLFQKSPAQNATLDPSEVETLNFLFNKWNMTSTEFWNMSGDPCSGPPITPSQYDDIYYKQAIKCNCTFNDNTTCHISHLKVLNLNKTGSIPKELTALTFLSDLRLDKNYFTGPLPSFIANLSRMQFIDVGHNALSGTIPKELGNLKELLMLAIGSNNFSGTLPPELGNLPKLELIFIDSSGVGGEIPSTFVKLKNMREMFLSDTPLTGKIPDFIGNWTKLKRLRIQGNSFEGPIPSTFSQLISMESLRISDLANVSSSLDFIKDMKNLTDLVLRNTLISGSIPSYIEEYRSLETLDLSFNNITGRIPKALFNMNNLTALFLGNNSFYGPLPEEKSDKLQTIDLSYNEISGGFPTWIDPTLRLNLVANNFVFDNTNKTIFEGLDCLQRNFPCNTSRSDTNVSIKCGGPEVIMPDGMVYEADNSISSTASTSFHESRSEKWAVSNVGLYVDKIANTTSQVNGTNTPELFKTSRISPGSLRYYGLGLQNGPYIVSLQFAEMLFKDPSTRTWESTGRRVFDIYIQGIRLERDFDISKEAGGVQRAVVRKFHATVSKNYLEIHLLWAGKGTCCIPFEGYYGPSISALSVVSALERMPPPPSETSNTGFIAGIAVVAGIVCFILVCAVFYIQRRGSNVNEEIELLEIGPRPNTFSYAELRTATGNFNPTNKLGEGGFGVVFKGTLLDGRAIAVKDLMVASQQGKSQFIAEIATISAVQHRNLVKLHGFCIKENKRLLVYEYLENKSLDHALFGKIDLHLDWPTRYNICLGTARGLAYLHEESRPRIVHRDVKASNILLDAELCPKISDFGLAKLYDDKKTHISTRVAGTIGYLAPEYAMRGHLTEKADVFGFGVVALEILSGRPNTDNSLDAKKMYLLEWAWTLHENNQSMDLVDPTLTEFDENEVNRVMRVALLCTQGSPMLRPTMSRVVAMLVGDVEVSAVTSKPSYLTDWHYNDITNSFLSENTQTSTASTSMTDQVPSPVLHIEPILR; translated from the exons ATGAATTATAGAATGAAGTTGTGTGCCTTCTCCTTCTTCCTGCTCCTCTTGTTTCAGAAATCCCCGGCTCAAAATGCTACTCTCGACCCATCTGAAG TGGAAACATTGAATTTTCTGTTCAACAAATGGAACATGACCTCAACAGAATTTTGGAACATGAGTGGGGATCCATGCAGTGGACCTCCTATTACGCCGAGTCAATACGATGATATTTATTATAAACAAGCTATCAAATGTAATTGCACTTTCAATGACAATACCACCTGCCATATCTCACATCT GAAAGTACTAAATTTGAACAAAACGGGATCAATTCCAAAGGAGCTCACAGCACTAACTTTTCTTAGTGATTT GAGGCTTGATAAAAATTACTTCACTGGGCCTTTGCCTTCATTTATTGCAAATTTATCTCGAATGCAGTTCAT TGACGTTGGCCACAATGCATTATCCGGGACCATTCCTAAGGAGCTTGGAAATCTTAAAGAGCTACTAATGTT GGCTATTGGTTCAAATAACTTCTCTGGAACTCTCCCTCCAGAACTTGGAAATCTACCCAAACTTGAGCTGAT TTTCATAGACAGCAGTGGAGTGGGTGGTGAGATCCCCTCAACGTTTGTTAAACTTAAAAACATGCGAGAAAT GTTTTTATCAGACACTCCACTCACAGGAAAGATACCAGACTTCATAGGGAACTGGACAAAGCTCAAACGATT GAGAATTCAAGGGAACTCTTTCGAAGGTCCAATACCATCCACTTTCTCTCAATTGATCTCAATGGAATCTCT GAGAATAAGTGATCTTGCCAATGTGAGCTCATCTCTTGATTTCATCAAGGATATGAAGAATTTAACAGACTT AGTTCTAAGGAACACATTGATCTCTGGTAGTATTCCATCTTATATTGAAGAATACCGCAGTTTAGAAACACT GGATTTGAGTTTCAACAACATAACAGGAAGAATTCCAAAAGCTTTGTTCAACATGAACAATCTCACTGCCTT GTTTCTTGGAAACAATAGCTTCTATGGTCCTCTTCCTGAAGAAAAAAGTGATAAGCTTCAAACCAT AGATTTGTCATACAATGAGATATCAGGAGGCTTTCCTACATGGATTGATCCAACTTTACGATT GAATTTAGTGGCTAATAACTTTGTATTTGACAACACAAACAAGAC TATTTTTGAAGGACTGGATTGTCTTCAGAGGAACTTTCCATGCAACACTTCACGCT CAGATACCAACGTCTCAATCAAGTGTGGTGGACCAGAGGTGATAATGCCTGATGGCATGGTATATGAGGCTGATAACTCAATTAGTAGCACTGCATCAACATCATTTCATGAAAGCAGATCAGAGAAATGGGCTGTTAGCAATGTGGGTTTGTATGTTGACAAAATTGCAAATACCACATCACAAGTTAATGGCACTAACACCCCAGAgcttttcaaaacttcaaggATATCACCGGGCTCGCTTAGATACTATGGCCTGGGTCTCCAGAACGGACCTTATATTGTAAGTTTGCAATTTGCAGAAATGTTATTTAAGGATCCGAGCACACGAACTTGGGAGAGTACAGGAAGGCGtgtttttgatatttatattcAG GGAATTCGACTAGAGAGGGACTTTGACATATCAAAAGAGGCAGGTGGGGTCCAGAGAGCAGTTGTGAGAAAATTCCATGCTACTGTGTCGAAGAACTATCTTGAAATTCATTTGCTTTGGGCTGGTAAAGGTACTTGTTGCATCCCATTTGAAGGttattatggaccatccatttCGGCCCTAAGCGTTGTTTCAG CTTTGGAAAGAATGCCACCTCCTCCATCAGAGACAAGCAACACTGGGTTTATTGCTGGTATTGCGGTCGTAGCTGGTATTGTATGCTTTATACTTGTATGTGCAGTTTTTTACATCCAGAGGAGAGGGTCTAATGTCAATGAAGAAATAG AGCTTCTTGAAATAGGCCCCAGACCGAACACCTTTAGTTATGCAGAGTTGCGAACTGCAACAGGAAACTTCAATCCTACAAATAAGTTAGGGGAGGGTGGATTTGGAGTTGTTTTCAAG GGCACTCTTCTTGATGGGAGGGCAATAGCTGTGAAGGATCTTATGGTTGCATCTCAACAAGGGAAGAGTCAATTTATAGCAGAGATTGCTACCATATCTGCGGTGCAGCATCGCAACCTCGTGAAGTTGCATGGATTCTgcatcaaagaaaataaacggCTCCTAGTTTATGAATATCTTGAAAACAAGAGCCTCGATCATGCTCTCTTTG GGAAAATTGATTTACATCTTGATTGGCCAACCCGCTATAATATATGTTTGGGAACAGCAAGAGGGTTAGCTTATCTTCATGAGGAATCAAGGCCGAGAATTGTACACCGGGATGTCAAGGCCAGCAATATTTTGCTTGATGCAGAACTCTGCCCCAAGATATCAGATTTTGGATTGGCAAAGCTGTATGATGATAAGAAAACCCACATTAGTACCCGGGTTGCAGGCACCAT TGGCTATCTGGCACCAGAGTATGCAATGCGTGGGCATCTGACAGAGAAGGCTGATGTTTTTGGATTTGGCGTAGTTGCTCTAGAGATCCTCAGTGGGAGACCAAACACTGACAACAGCTTGGATGCGAAAAAGATGTATCTTCTTGAATGG GCATGGACTTTACATGAAAACAACCAAAGTATGGATTTGGTTGATCCAACATTAacagaatttgatgaaaatgaagTCAATCGAGTCATGAGAGTGGCTCTCTTGTGCACCCAGGGATCACCAATGTTGCGGCCAACCATGTCACGGGTTGTGGCAATGCTTGTTGGAGACGTTGAAGTAAGTGCAGTTACATCAAAACCCAGTTATTTAACAGATTGGCATTACAATGATATTACAAACAGCTTTTTGAGCGAAAATACTCAAACATCTACTGCTTCAACAAGTATGACAGACCAAGTGCCGTCCCCTGTACTTCACATTGAACCAATTCTCCGTTGA
- the LOC100259764 gene encoding probable LRR receptor-like serine/threonine-protein kinase At1g56140 isoform X3, which yields MNYRMKLCAFSFFLLLLFQKSPAQNATLDPSEVETLNFLFNKWNMTSTEFWNMSGDPCSGPPITPSQYDDIYYKQAIKCNCTFNDNTTCHISHLKVLNLNKTGSIPKELTALTFLSDLRLDKNYFTGPLPSFIANLSRMQFIDVGHNALSGTIPKELGNLKELLMLAIGSNNFSGTLPPELGNLPKLELIFIDSSGVGGEIPSTFVKLKNMREMFLSDTPLTGKIPDFIGNWTKLKRLRIQGNSFEGPIPSTFSQLISMESLRISDLANVSSSLDFIKDMKNLTDLVLRNTLISGSIPSYIEEYRSLETLDLSFNNITGRIPKALFNMNNLTALFLGNNSFYGPLPEEKSDKLQTIDLSYNEISGGFPTWIDPTLRLNLVANNFVFDNTNKTIFEGLDCLQRNFPCNTSRSDTNVSIKCGGPEVIMPDGMVYEADNSISSTASTSFHESRSEKWAVSNVGLYVDKIANTTSQVNGTNTPELFKTSRISPGSLRYYGLGLQNGPYIVSLQFAEMLFKDPSTRTWESTGRRVFDIYIQGIRLERDFDISKEAGGVQRAVVRKFHATVSKNYLEIHLLWAGKGTCCIPFEGYYGPSISALSVVSALERMPPPPSETSNTGFIAGIAVVAELLEIGPRPNTFSYAELRTATGNFNPTNKLGEGGFGVVFKGTLLDGRAIAVKDLMVASQQGKSQFIAEIATISAVQHRNLVKLHGFCIKENKRLLVYEYLENKSLDHALFGKIDLHLDWPTRYNICLGTARGLAYLHEESRPRIVHRDVKASNILLDAELCPKISDFGLAKLYDDKKTHISTRVAGTIGYLAPEYAMRGHLTEKADVFGFGVVALEILSGRPNTDNSLDAKKMYLLEWAWTLHENNQSMDLVDPTLTEFDENEVNRVMRVALLCTQGSPMLRPTMSRVVAMLVGDVEVSAVTSKPSYLTDWHYNDITNSFLSENTQTSTASTSMTDQVPSPVLHIEPILR from the exons ATGAATTATAGAATGAAGTTGTGTGCCTTCTCCTTCTTCCTGCTCCTCTTGTTTCAGAAATCCCCGGCTCAAAATGCTACTCTCGACCCATCTGAAG TGGAAACATTGAATTTTCTGTTCAACAAATGGAACATGACCTCAACAGAATTTTGGAACATGAGTGGGGATCCATGCAGTGGACCTCCTATTACGCCGAGTCAATACGATGATATTTATTATAAACAAGCTATCAAATGTAATTGCACTTTCAATGACAATACCACCTGCCATATCTCACATCT GAAAGTACTAAATTTGAACAAAACGGGATCAATTCCAAAGGAGCTCACAGCACTAACTTTTCTTAGTGATTT GAGGCTTGATAAAAATTACTTCACTGGGCCTTTGCCTTCATTTATTGCAAATTTATCTCGAATGCAGTTCAT TGACGTTGGCCACAATGCATTATCCGGGACCATTCCTAAGGAGCTTGGAAATCTTAAAGAGCTACTAATGTT GGCTATTGGTTCAAATAACTTCTCTGGAACTCTCCCTCCAGAACTTGGAAATCTACCCAAACTTGAGCTGAT TTTCATAGACAGCAGTGGAGTGGGTGGTGAGATCCCCTCAACGTTTGTTAAACTTAAAAACATGCGAGAAAT GTTTTTATCAGACACTCCACTCACAGGAAAGATACCAGACTTCATAGGGAACTGGACAAAGCTCAAACGATT GAGAATTCAAGGGAACTCTTTCGAAGGTCCAATACCATCCACTTTCTCTCAATTGATCTCAATGGAATCTCT GAGAATAAGTGATCTTGCCAATGTGAGCTCATCTCTTGATTTCATCAAGGATATGAAGAATTTAACAGACTT AGTTCTAAGGAACACATTGATCTCTGGTAGTATTCCATCTTATATTGAAGAATACCGCAGTTTAGAAACACT GGATTTGAGTTTCAACAACATAACAGGAAGAATTCCAAAAGCTTTGTTCAACATGAACAATCTCACTGCCTT GTTTCTTGGAAACAATAGCTTCTATGGTCCTCTTCCTGAAGAAAAAAGTGATAAGCTTCAAACCAT AGATTTGTCATACAATGAGATATCAGGAGGCTTTCCTACATGGATTGATCCAACTTTACGATT GAATTTAGTGGCTAATAACTTTGTATTTGACAACACAAACAAGAC TATTTTTGAAGGACTGGATTGTCTTCAGAGGAACTTTCCATGCAACACTTCACGCT CAGATACCAACGTCTCAATCAAGTGTGGTGGACCAGAGGTGATAATGCCTGATGGCATGGTATATGAGGCTGATAACTCAATTAGTAGCACTGCATCAACATCATTTCATGAAAGCAGATCAGAGAAATGGGCTGTTAGCAATGTGGGTTTGTATGTTGACAAAATTGCAAATACCACATCACAAGTTAATGGCACTAACACCCCAGAgcttttcaaaacttcaaggATATCACCGGGCTCGCTTAGATACTATGGCCTGGGTCTCCAGAACGGACCTTATATTGTAAGTTTGCAATTTGCAGAAATGTTATTTAAGGATCCGAGCACACGAACTTGGGAGAGTACAGGAAGGCGtgtttttgatatttatattcAG GGAATTCGACTAGAGAGGGACTTTGACATATCAAAAGAGGCAGGTGGGGTCCAGAGAGCAGTTGTGAGAAAATTCCATGCTACTGTGTCGAAGAACTATCTTGAAATTCATTTGCTTTGGGCTGGTAAAGGTACTTGTTGCATCCCATTTGAAGGttattatggaccatccatttCGGCCCTAAGCGTTGTTTCAG CTTTGGAAAGAATGCCACCTCCTCCATCAGAGACAAGCAACACTGGGTTTATTGCTGGTATTGCGGTCGTAGCTG AGCTTCTTGAAATAGGCCCCAGACCGAACACCTTTAGTTATGCAGAGTTGCGAACTGCAACAGGAAACTTCAATCCTACAAATAAGTTAGGGGAGGGTGGATTTGGAGTTGTTTTCAAG GGCACTCTTCTTGATGGGAGGGCAATAGCTGTGAAGGATCTTATGGTTGCATCTCAACAAGGGAAGAGTCAATTTATAGCAGAGATTGCTACCATATCTGCGGTGCAGCATCGCAACCTCGTGAAGTTGCATGGATTCTgcatcaaagaaaataaacggCTCCTAGTTTATGAATATCTTGAAAACAAGAGCCTCGATCATGCTCTCTTTG GGAAAATTGATTTACATCTTGATTGGCCAACCCGCTATAATATATGTTTGGGAACAGCAAGAGGGTTAGCTTATCTTCATGAGGAATCAAGGCCGAGAATTGTACACCGGGATGTCAAGGCCAGCAATATTTTGCTTGATGCAGAACTCTGCCCCAAGATATCAGATTTTGGATTGGCAAAGCTGTATGATGATAAGAAAACCCACATTAGTACCCGGGTTGCAGGCACCAT TGGCTATCTGGCACCAGAGTATGCAATGCGTGGGCATCTGACAGAGAAGGCTGATGTTTTTGGATTTGGCGTAGTTGCTCTAGAGATCCTCAGTGGGAGACCAAACACTGACAACAGCTTGGATGCGAAAAAGATGTATCTTCTTGAATGG GCATGGACTTTACATGAAAACAACCAAAGTATGGATTTGGTTGATCCAACATTAacagaatttgatgaaaatgaagTCAATCGAGTCATGAGAGTGGCTCTCTTGTGCACCCAGGGATCACCAATGTTGCGGCCAACCATGTCACGGGTTGTGGCAATGCTTGTTGGAGACGTTGAAGTAAGTGCAGTTACATCAAAACCCAGTTATTTAACAGATTGGCATTACAATGATATTACAAACAGCTTTTTGAGCGAAAATACTCAAACATCTACTGCTTCAACAAGTATGACAGACCAAGTGCCGTCCCCTGTACTTCACATTGAACCAATTCTCCGTTGA
- the LOC100259764 gene encoding probable LRR receptor-like serine/threonine-protein kinase At1g56140 isoform X2: protein MNYRMKLCAFSFFLLLLFQKSPAQNATLDPSEVETLNFLFNKWNMTSTEFWNMSGDPCSGPPITPSQYDDIYYKQAIKCNCTFNDNTTCHISHLKVLNLNKTGSIPKELTALTFLSDLRLDKNYFTGPLPSFIANLSRMQFIDVGHNALSGTIPKELGNLKELLMLAIGSNNFSGTLPPELGNLPKLELIFIDSSGVGGEIPSTFVKLKNMREMFLSDTPLTGKIPDFIGNWTKLKRLRIQGNSFEGPIPSTFSQLISMESLRISDLANVSSSLDFIKDMKNLTDLVLRNTLISGSIPSYIEEYRSLETLDLSFNNITGRIPKALFNMNNLTALFLGNNSFYGPLPEEKSDKLQTIDLSYNEISGGFPTWIDPTLRLNLVANNFVFDNTNKTIFEGLDCLQRNFPCNTSRYTNVSIKCGGPEVIMPDGMVYEADNSISSTASTSFHESRSEKWAVSNVGLYVDKIANTTSQVNGTNTPELFKTSRISPGSLRYYGLGLQNGPYIVSLQFAEMLFKDPSTRTWESTGRRVFDIYIQGIRLERDFDISKEAGGVQRAVVRKFHATVSKNYLEIHLLWAGKGTCCIPFEGYYGPSISALSVVSALERMPPPPSETSNTGFIAGIAVVAGIVCFILVCAVFYIQRRGSNVNEEIELLEIGPRPNTFSYAELRTATGNFNPTNKLGEGGFGVVFKGTLLDGRAIAVKDLMVASQQGKSQFIAEIATISAVQHRNLVKLHGFCIKENKRLLVYEYLENKSLDHALFGKIDLHLDWPTRYNICLGTARGLAYLHEESRPRIVHRDVKASNILLDAELCPKISDFGLAKLYDDKKTHISTRVAGTIGYLAPEYAMRGHLTEKADVFGFGVVALEILSGRPNTDNSLDAKKMYLLEWAWTLHENNQSMDLVDPTLTEFDENEVNRVMRVALLCTQGSPMLRPTMSRVVAMLVGDVEVSAVTSKPSYLTDWHYNDITNSFLSENTQTSTASTSMTDQVPSPVLHIEPILR from the exons ATGAATTATAGAATGAAGTTGTGTGCCTTCTCCTTCTTCCTGCTCCTCTTGTTTCAGAAATCCCCGGCTCAAAATGCTACTCTCGACCCATCTGAAG TGGAAACATTGAATTTTCTGTTCAACAAATGGAACATGACCTCAACAGAATTTTGGAACATGAGTGGGGATCCATGCAGTGGACCTCCTATTACGCCGAGTCAATACGATGATATTTATTATAAACAAGCTATCAAATGTAATTGCACTTTCAATGACAATACCACCTGCCATATCTCACATCT GAAAGTACTAAATTTGAACAAAACGGGATCAATTCCAAAGGAGCTCACAGCACTAACTTTTCTTAGTGATTT GAGGCTTGATAAAAATTACTTCACTGGGCCTTTGCCTTCATTTATTGCAAATTTATCTCGAATGCAGTTCAT TGACGTTGGCCACAATGCATTATCCGGGACCATTCCTAAGGAGCTTGGAAATCTTAAAGAGCTACTAATGTT GGCTATTGGTTCAAATAACTTCTCTGGAACTCTCCCTCCAGAACTTGGAAATCTACCCAAACTTGAGCTGAT TTTCATAGACAGCAGTGGAGTGGGTGGTGAGATCCCCTCAACGTTTGTTAAACTTAAAAACATGCGAGAAAT GTTTTTATCAGACACTCCACTCACAGGAAAGATACCAGACTTCATAGGGAACTGGACAAAGCTCAAACGATT GAGAATTCAAGGGAACTCTTTCGAAGGTCCAATACCATCCACTTTCTCTCAATTGATCTCAATGGAATCTCT GAGAATAAGTGATCTTGCCAATGTGAGCTCATCTCTTGATTTCATCAAGGATATGAAGAATTTAACAGACTT AGTTCTAAGGAACACATTGATCTCTGGTAGTATTCCATCTTATATTGAAGAATACCGCAGTTTAGAAACACT GGATTTGAGTTTCAACAACATAACAGGAAGAATTCCAAAAGCTTTGTTCAACATGAACAATCTCACTGCCTT GTTTCTTGGAAACAATAGCTTCTATGGTCCTCTTCCTGAAGAAAAAAGTGATAAGCTTCAAACCAT AGATTTGTCATACAATGAGATATCAGGAGGCTTTCCTACATGGATTGATCCAACTTTACGATT GAATTTAGTGGCTAATAACTTTGTATTTGACAACACAAACAAGAC TATTTTTGAAGGACTGGATTGTCTTCAGAGGAACTTTCCATGCAACACTTCACGCT ATACCAACGTCTCAATCAAGTGTGGTGGACCAGAGGTGATAATGCCTGATGGCATGGTATATGAGGCTGATAACTCAATTAGTAGCACTGCATCAACATCATTTCATGAAAGCAGATCAGAGAAATGGGCTGTTAGCAATGTGGGTTTGTATGTTGACAAAATTGCAAATACCACATCACAAGTTAATGGCACTAACACCCCAGAgcttttcaaaacttcaaggATATCACCGGGCTCGCTTAGATACTATGGCCTGGGTCTCCAGAACGGACCTTATATTGTAAGTTTGCAATTTGCAGAAATGTTATTTAAGGATCCGAGCACACGAACTTGGGAGAGTACAGGAAGGCGtgtttttgatatttatattcAG GGAATTCGACTAGAGAGGGACTTTGACATATCAAAAGAGGCAGGTGGGGTCCAGAGAGCAGTTGTGAGAAAATTCCATGCTACTGTGTCGAAGAACTATCTTGAAATTCATTTGCTTTGGGCTGGTAAAGGTACTTGTTGCATCCCATTTGAAGGttattatggaccatccatttCGGCCCTAAGCGTTGTTTCAG CTTTGGAAAGAATGCCACCTCCTCCATCAGAGACAAGCAACACTGGGTTTATTGCTGGTATTGCGGTCGTAGCTGGTATTGTATGCTTTATACTTGTATGTGCAGTTTTTTACATCCAGAGGAGAGGGTCTAATGTCAATGAAGAAATAG AGCTTCTTGAAATAGGCCCCAGACCGAACACCTTTAGTTATGCAGAGTTGCGAACTGCAACAGGAAACTTCAATCCTACAAATAAGTTAGGGGAGGGTGGATTTGGAGTTGTTTTCAAG GGCACTCTTCTTGATGGGAGGGCAATAGCTGTGAAGGATCTTATGGTTGCATCTCAACAAGGGAAGAGTCAATTTATAGCAGAGATTGCTACCATATCTGCGGTGCAGCATCGCAACCTCGTGAAGTTGCATGGATTCTgcatcaaagaaaataaacggCTCCTAGTTTATGAATATCTTGAAAACAAGAGCCTCGATCATGCTCTCTTTG GGAAAATTGATTTACATCTTGATTGGCCAACCCGCTATAATATATGTTTGGGAACAGCAAGAGGGTTAGCTTATCTTCATGAGGAATCAAGGCCGAGAATTGTACACCGGGATGTCAAGGCCAGCAATATTTTGCTTGATGCAGAACTCTGCCCCAAGATATCAGATTTTGGATTGGCAAAGCTGTATGATGATAAGAAAACCCACATTAGTACCCGGGTTGCAGGCACCAT TGGCTATCTGGCACCAGAGTATGCAATGCGTGGGCATCTGACAGAGAAGGCTGATGTTTTTGGATTTGGCGTAGTTGCTCTAGAGATCCTCAGTGGGAGACCAAACACTGACAACAGCTTGGATGCGAAAAAGATGTATCTTCTTGAATGG GCATGGACTTTACATGAAAACAACCAAAGTATGGATTTGGTTGATCCAACATTAacagaatttgatgaaaatgaagTCAATCGAGTCATGAGAGTGGCTCTCTTGTGCACCCAGGGATCACCAATGTTGCGGCCAACCATGTCACGGGTTGTGGCAATGCTTGTTGGAGACGTTGAAGTAAGTGCAGTTACATCAAAACCCAGTTATTTAACAGATTGGCATTACAATGATATTACAAACAGCTTTTTGAGCGAAAATACTCAAACATCTACTGCTTCAACAAGTATGACAGACCAAGTGCCGTCCCCTGTACTTCACATTGAACCAATTCTCCGTTGA